One Vibrio gazogenes genomic region harbors:
- a CDS encoding GNAT family N-acetyltransferase: MVVLREMRQEEYPAFCQYFIDDYSQEIAANYGHSIALAIELAEKDLHRHFPNGLENTEHSLLCIDAEVEGEQRLVGYLWHSVNHNDSSTFIYDFFIAPEHRSRGFGRQAISALEKQLQSADINQIKLRVAYHNERALKLYKEVGFAVTGFNMSKTISKQGTSQ; encoded by the coding sequence ATGGTTGTACTCAGAGAGATGAGACAAGAAGAATATCCAGCATTCTGTCAGTATTTTATTGATGACTATAGTCAGGAAATCGCTGCGAATTACGGTCATTCAATAGCGTTGGCAATTGAGCTGGCGGAAAAAGATTTGCATCGTCATTTTCCAAATGGTCTGGAAAACACAGAACATTCACTGCTATGTATTGATGCGGAAGTTGAAGGGGAACAACGTTTAGTCGGTTACCTATGGCATTCCGTTAATCACAACGACAGTTCAACGTTTATCTACGATTTCTTTATCGCGCCAGAGCATAGAAGCCGAGGTTTCGGCCGGCAAGCCATATCCGCGTTAGAAAAACAGCTTCAATCAGCCGACATCAATCAAATAAAGTTAAGAGTCGCGTATCATAATGAACGCGCATTAAAGTTGTATAAAGAGGTTGGCTTTGCCGTAACGGGTTTCAATATGTCGAAGACAATATCGAAACAGGGGACGAGTCAATAA
- a CDS encoding D-2-hydroxyacid dehydrogenase family protein, which yields MKITVLDDYQDVVKTLDCFELLSAHDVTILNATLPEAELVTKLIDTEALVLIRERTAITESLLSQLPRLQVISQTGKVSNHIDVRLCEKHGVKVLEGRGSPIAPSELCWALLMAASRHIPTYVSNLQNNRWQDSGVLGLGRTLKGLKLGIWGYGKIGQRIAQYARAFEMTVVVWGSIESRNLAIEHGFEAAASKQAFFSTSDIVSLHLRLNHATRACVSAEDLRLMKPDSLFLNTSRSELVETSALYHELVSVPTKRAAIDVFDHEPASSSNEPLLSLPNVTATPHLGYVEQNSYELYFKIAFENILAFEQGAV from the coding sequence ATGAAAATAACGGTATTGGATGACTATCAGGACGTGGTCAAAACTCTGGATTGTTTCGAATTATTGTCAGCGCACGATGTCACGATCCTCAATGCAACACTCCCGGAGGCAGAGTTAGTCACCAAGCTTATCGATACTGAGGCTCTCGTGTTAATCCGAGAGCGCACCGCCATCACCGAATCACTACTGTCTCAGTTGCCACGGCTACAGGTTATCAGTCAAACGGGTAAAGTCAGCAATCATATTGATGTTCGTTTGTGTGAGAAACACGGCGTGAAAGTACTGGAAGGTCGCGGCTCTCCAATCGCGCCTTCAGAGTTGTGTTGGGCTTTGCTCATGGCAGCCAGTCGTCATATTCCAACATATGTTTCCAACCTCCAAAATAACCGATGGCAGGACTCCGGCGTACTTGGCTTAGGTCGTACTTTAAAGGGGCTGAAACTCGGTATTTGGGGTTATGGGAAAATAGGACAACGCATTGCTCAATATGCAAGAGCGTTTGAAATGACAGTTGTCGTTTGGGGGAGTATTGAATCTAGAAATTTAGCTATCGAGCATGGTTTTGAAGCTGCGGCGTCAAAACAAGCGTTTTTCTCTACCTCAGATATAGTGTCACTACACTTACGTTTAAATCACGCAACGAGAGCATGTGTTTCGGCCGAGGATCTTCGTCTTATGAAACCAGATTCTCTGTTTCTCAATACCAGTCGTTCAGAACTTGTCGAAACCTCGGCACTTTATCATGAGCTTGTCTCCGTTCCGACGAAGCGAGCAGCCATCGATGTGTTTGATCATGAGCCTGCATCTTCAAGTAACGAACCCTTACTTTCATTACCCAACGTAACGGCAACGCCTCATCTTGGATACGTTGAACAAAATAGTTATGAGCTGTACTTCAAAATAGCATTTGAGAATATTTTAGCCTTCGAGCAGGGTGCTGTATAA
- a CDS encoding aspartate/glutamate racemase family protein produces MKTIGMLGGMSWESTVSYYKAINEGVKSELGGLHSAKICLYSVDFDEIEKLQHEGKWDETALILSNAAKSVEAGGADFLMICTNTMHKVVPEIEAEISIPILHIADATADKLVADGVKKVGLLGTRFTMEQDFYKSRLVDKFGIDVIVPNTHDQTVVHDIIYDQLCRGIICTESREQYLNIVNSLHDQGAEAVILGCTEIALLIQQGHTQVPLYDTTEIHAARAVQLAISNDMAI; encoded by the coding sequence ATGAAAACAATTGGAATGTTAGGTGGGATGAGTTGGGAATCAACCGTCAGCTATTATAAGGCAATCAATGAAGGTGTTAAGTCTGAACTTGGTGGCCTACATTCTGCAAAAATTTGCTTATATAGTGTTGATTTCGATGAAATTGAAAAGCTACAACATGAAGGCAAATGGGATGAAACGGCATTGATTTTATCGAATGCAGCAAAGTCAGTTGAAGCTGGCGGTGCTGATTTTTTAATGATTTGCACAAATACAATGCATAAAGTTGTTCCGGAAATTGAGGCTGAAATTTCTATCCCAATTCTTCATATTGCCGATGCAACGGCCGATAAATTGGTTGCTGACGGCGTTAAGAAAGTTGGGTTACTTGGTACTCGCTTCACAATGGAGCAGGATTTCTATAAAAGCCGCTTAGTTGATAAGTTTGGGATTGATGTGATTGTTCCTAACACCCACGATCAAACCGTTGTTCACGACATCATTTATGATCAATTGTGTCGGGGGATAATTTGCACTGAATCAAGAGAACAGTATTTGAATATTGTAAACAGTTTACATGATCAGGGTGCCGAGGCTGTGATACTTGGTTGTACTGAAATCGCGCTACTGATTCAACAAGGACATACACAAGTACCATTGTATGACACGACTGAAATTCATGCTGCAAGGGCGGTTCAACTCGCAATATCGAATGATATGGCAATATAA
- a CDS encoding YbaK/EbsC family protein, giving the protein MSTELKASSLKVQAFLSQHGQDFVVQQMPSSTRTAKDAAEAIGCTVSQIAKSLIFKHGETGAPVLVVASGSNMVCTDKVKEATGIALEKADASFVRDKVGYAIGGVPPVAHNEKIQTLLDKDLHQYTEIWAAAGTPNSVFKLNPQHLGELTQGQWIDLAR; this is encoded by the coding sequence ATGTCAACGGAACTGAAAGCTTCATCATTGAAAGTACAAGCTTTTTTGTCTCAGCATGGGCAGGATTTTGTTGTTCAGCAAATGCCTAGTTCAACTCGAACGGCGAAAGATGCAGCCGAGGCAATTGGCTGTACGGTTTCCCAAATCGCTAAATCGTTAATTTTTAAACATGGTGAAACGGGGGCGCCGGTTTTGGTTGTCGCATCAGGCTCTAACATGGTTTGCACCGACAAGGTTAAAGAAGCAACAGGGATTGCATTGGAAAAAGCAGATGCATCGTTTGTACGAGATAAAGTGGGCTACGCTATCGGAGGGGTTCCTCCAGTGGCACATAATGAGAAGATTCAAACCCTCCTAGATAAAGATCTACACCAATATACAGAAATTTGGGCGGCGGCGGGTACGCCGAATTCTGTGTTTAAACTTAATCCACAACATCTAGGTGAGCTCACGCAAGGTCAGTGGATCGATTTAGCAAGATAA
- a CDS encoding class I SAM-dependent DNA methyltransferase: MSNYFDSVASAWDDNPMKIERAGAMAAKVKEIDFESYNSVVDFGSGTGLLGVQLRNTFATVHLADSSEKMLEVAKTKISTANLDNIHTHHIECLSELNSKHSAIVTLMTLHHIPDVQSFFSRAYHALDLRGTLVIADLYKENGSFHKNHPEFTGHNGFDVSALKGIAEYSGFHVERVEPFYEIWKENEVGVEVSYPLFFLVAKKLG; encoded by the coding sequence ATGAGTAATTATTTCGATTCGGTAGCAAGTGCATGGGATGACAATCCTATGAAAATTGAACGTGCAGGAGCGATGGCAGCGAAAGTTAAGGAAATTGATTTCGAATCTTATAATAGTGTTGTTGATTTTGGCAGTGGTACCGGTTTGCTTGGTGTCCAGCTTCGAAATACGTTTGCTACCGTACATTTGGCTGATTCATCAGAAAAAATGTTAGAGGTTGCTAAAACCAAAATTTCTACAGCTAACTTAGACAATATTCATACCCACCACATCGAATGTTTATCGGAGTTAAATTCAAAGCATTCAGCCATTGTTACTTTAATGACGCTGCATCATATTCCCGATGTTCAAAGTTTTTTCTCGCGGGCATATCATGCGTTAGACCTCAGAGGGACTTTGGTCATTGCGGATCTTTATAAAGAAAATGGGTCGTTTCATAAAAACCATCCTGAATTTACTGGGCACAATGGGTTTGATGTTTCAGCGTTAAAGGGAATTGCCGAGTATTCTGGCTTTCACGTTGAACGAGTGGAGCCATTCTATGAAATTTGGAAAGAAAACGAAGTGGGTGTTGAAGTCTCGTATCCATTGTTTTTTCTTGTTGCCAAAAAATTGGGATAA